Proteins encoded by one window of Rhodothermia bacterium:
- a CDS encoding vitamin B12-dependent ribonucleotide reductase, which translates to MPAKPTHRPATDPKKGLTISRTFSKEGVSPFDSVQWETRTASIKNHKGEIIFEQHHIEMPKEMSHLASNIVASKYFYGDVTKTDVAPREGGREHSFRQLVHRVTRTIADWGKAQRYFATDEDAERFYDELTWLCVNQYGAFNSPVWFNVGLYHQYDVRDTSGKTIWGWDPVSKTVMDVDPYEYPQGSACFIIAVEDSIEDIWKLMAESARLFKYGSGVGADWSKLRSSQEKLSGGGRPSGPVSFMRVQDATGGTIKSGGKTRRAAIMQTLKVWHSDIEEFVVAKQEEEKKAWALIEEGYDGSFNGPAYGSVAFQNVNQSVRVDDAFMEAATQHRAYALRAAQGGEVLGETDAQKLLLKIAEGTHICGDPGVQYEDTIQKWHTVPNSGPINSSNPCSEYMHVDNSACNLASLNLRKFQFEDGTLDVERYRAACRIFITAQEILVDNAGYPSPSITQNSHNFRPLGLGFANLGAFIMAMGVPYDSAEGRGVAGAIMSIMTAEAYARSAEIAAIPEIGPFTAFEKNRDAMLHVMQMHRDAVTQIDASCPTALRSAAQESWDLCLELGAKYGYRNAQSTVLAPTGTIGFMMDCDTTGIEPDIALVKYKLLAGKGEGMLKIVNNTVPQALQHLGYSAEHIAQILAYIDQNDTIEGAPYVKAHHLSVFDCAFKPYNGKRFIHHLGHLRMMAACQPFISGAISKTVNMPEHSTIEEIAETYVEGWRLGLKAVAIYRENSKRSQPLATKKGGNTQKASLPTSGDGAASINTPEIVEKIVEKVVYKPTRRRLPDERPSLTHKFSVAGHEGYLHVGLYPDTQKPGEIFITMAKQGSTISGMMDAFATAISLALQYGVPVEALCEKFSHMRFEPSGFTHNQQIPMAKSIMDYIFRWMALKFVGHEVAETEDPFHFTNPPDLSDGSESTPLSEVAVSVHVEDSHHPQSSKAEKRTVFQNQADAPGCPSCGSITVRSGSCYKCMNCGSTTGCS; encoded by the coding sequence ATGCCTGCAAAACCTACTCACCGCCCCGCCACCGACCCGAAGAAGGGTCTTACCATAAGCCGTACTTTCTCGAAAGAAGGCGTATCACCTTTCGATAGTGTGCAATGGGAAACACGCACAGCAAGTATTAAAAACCATAAAGGTGAAATTATTTTTGAGCAACATCACATAGAAATGCCGAAAGAAATGAGTCATTTGGCCTCTAACATAGTGGCCAGCAAGTACTTCTATGGCGATGTTACCAAAACCGATGTTGCGCCACGAGAAGGAGGCCGCGAACACTCCTTCCGACAGTTGGTGCATCGCGTAACCCGCACCATAGCCGATTGGGGGAAAGCACAACGCTACTTTGCCACGGATGAAGACGCTGAACGGTTTTATGACGAATTGACGTGGCTGTGTGTGAATCAATACGGGGCCTTTAATTCGCCTGTTTGGTTTAATGTGGGGCTTTATCATCAGTACGACGTGCGGGATACCAGCGGGAAAACCATTTGGGGATGGGATCCCGTCTCCAAAACGGTGATGGATGTAGATCCATACGAATATCCACAAGGCTCGGCGTGTTTTATTATTGCAGTAGAAGACTCGATAGAAGACATATGGAAACTCATGGCCGAGAGTGCCCGCTTGTTCAAGTATGGTTCGGGTGTGGGGGCAGATTGGTCTAAACTTCGTTCCTCGCAAGAGAAACTTTCCGGCGGTGGTCGTCCAAGCGGTCCGGTGAGTTTTATGCGGGTACAAGATGCGACGGGCGGGACGATCAAATCCGGTGGCAAAACCCGTCGTGCGGCGATCATGCAAACGCTCAAGGTTTGGCATTCAGACATCGAAGAATTTGTGGTGGCCAAGCAAGAAGAGGAAAAAAAAGCATGGGCCTTGATAGAGGAAGGTTATGATGGTTCTTTTAATGGCCCTGCATATGGATCGGTGGCCTTCCAAAACGTGAACCAATCGGTACGGGTAGATGATGCCTTCATGGAAGCAGCCACACAACATCGGGCATATGCCCTTCGTGCGGCCCAAGGCGGGGAGGTGCTTGGTGAGACGGACGCACAAAAATTATTGCTCAAAATTGCAGAAGGAACCCATATCTGTGGTGATCCGGGGGTACAGTACGAAGACACCATCCAAAAATGGCATACGGTTCCAAATTCGGGCCCGATCAACTCGTCTAACCCATGCAGCGAGTACATGCATGTGGACAATTCGGCGTGTAATCTTGCGTCGTTGAACCTGCGGAAGTTCCAATTTGAAGACGGTACGTTGGACGTGGAGCGTTATCGGGCGGCCTGTCGCATTTTTATAACCGCACAAGAGATTTTGGTGGATAACGCAGGGTATCCTTCCCCGTCCATCACCCAAAACTCGCACAATTTTCGGCCTTTGGGCTTAGGTTTTGCCAACCTTGGCGCATTTATCATGGCCATGGGCGTGCCTTATGACTCCGCCGAAGGGCGCGGTGTGGCAGGTGCAATCATGAGCATCATGACCGCAGAAGCCTATGCGCGTAGTGCCGAAATAGCAGCAATTCCGGAAATTGGGCCTTTTACGGCGTTCGAGAAAAACCGCGACGCTATGCTCCATGTTATGCAGATGCACCGCGATGCCGTCACCCAGATTGACGCCTCTTGCCCGACGGCACTACGCAGTGCCGCACAGGAATCTTGGGACCTCTGCTTGGAACTTGGTGCTAAATATGGGTATAGAAATGCACAAAGTACCGTCCTTGCGCCCACCGGAACAATCGGTTTTATGATGGATTGTGATACAACAGGGATTGAACCGGATATTGCTTTGGTTAAATACAAACTTTTGGCCGGAAAAGGGGAAGGGATGCTCAAAATCGTGAACAATACGGTTCCGCAGGCGCTTCAACATTTGGGCTACTCGGCGGAGCATATTGCACAAATACTTGCCTATATAGACCAAAACGACACCATAGAAGGTGCGCCCTATGTGAAAGCCCACCATTTATCGGTTTTTGATTGCGCGTTTAAGCCATACAATGGCAAACGGTTTATCCACCACTTAGGCCATCTTCGGATGATGGCAGCGTGTCAGCCCTTTATTAGTGGGGCAATTAGCAAAACGGTGAATATGCCAGAACATTCTACCATTGAGGAAATTGCGGAAACCTATGTGGAGGGGTGGCGTCTGGGCCTCAAAGCGGTTGCCATCTATCGCGAAAACTCCAAGCGGAGCCAGCCCTTGGCGACCAAAAAAGGAGGAAATACCCAAAAAGCGAGTTTGCCCACCTCTGGAGATGGGGCTGCATCCATCAACACCCCGGAAATCGTTGAGAAGATCGTTGAAAAAGTGGTCTATAAACCCACACGCCGCCGCTTGCCAGATGAACGCCCGTCGCTTACCCACAAATTCTCGGTGGCGGGTCACGAGGGGTACTTGCATGTGGGCCTCTATCCCGATACCCAGAAACCCGGAGAAATCTTTATCACAATGGCCAAGCAAGGCTCAACCATCTCCGGTATGATGGATGCTTTTGCGACAGCCATTTCCTTGGCCTTACAATACGGCGTTCCGGTGGAAGCCCTGTGCGAGAAATTTAGCCATATGCGGTTCGAGCCAAGTGGATTTACCCACAACCAACAAATCCCCATGGCCAAGTCTATTATGGATTACATTTTCCGTTGGATGGCGCTGAAGTTTGTAGGGCACGAGGTGGCGGAAACCGAAGACCCCTTTCATTTTACGAATCCACCAGACTTGAGCGACGGTAGCGAATCTACGCCTCTGAGCGAAGTCGCGGTCTCGGTACATGTAGAAGATTCGCACCACCCTCAATCCAGCAAGGCCGAGAAACGAACGGTTTTCCAAAATCAGGCAGATGCGCCGGGATGCCCATCTTGTGGCTCAATC